From Ignavibacterium sp.:
CGGTAAAGAATTTAATTCAGTAGATCCTGCATCAGTAAGAAGGTTGGATTCATACATTTCATTAAACGATGATAAAGATCCACTTTATTCATCCACAAGTGATGAGCATATAATCGCTGACAAACGCTCAATTAACAATATGCAATTTAAACTTGGATTGATGATAGGATTATAAAAAAAATCCCCTCCGTTTCCGGAGGGGCTTGTGGAGGCTTTTCCAAGCCGCTTGACCGAACGGCTTGAATCGTATTGTTATACTAACCACCAACAATCACAGAGGAGGCTATGAAAAAACTTCTAAAGTAATTTTTCTCAATTTCACCGATGGAGCTTTAACAGGTATCGGTGTAAATTTTTTTAATGAAAGCTGAATCAGATTATCAAGTGACTGATTCGGTATTGAAACATAAATAACTCCATGTGCATCAAGATCATATTCCAACTCATAAATTGCCATTCCGTCAGGTTTTCCGAAAACTCTCCAATGTTTAAAGAATTCTTTAATAAAAGATTCCCGGCTTCTGCCGTTAGTCATATATGACGGAAAACTTATTTTGTACCAGATCATCTTTGTTTCCCAGTTCTGAGCATTGGGAGCGCCGTTAACTTAAAAGAATTATGAGGGTGGAAAGCAGTATGAGGGAATATAGCACGGAAAGAAAGGTCATAATTCGATCAAGTACGGCGACTCCACAATTTTTCATTTTCAATATTCCTAAAAATTTACTTCTCTAATTTTAATTTTTCCCACAACATTTATTATAGGATAATCAATTATTTTTTTGTAGTAATTTTACTACAACCTAAAGTATATCTTGACTTCCAAAAGTGTAAAAAATTTTTGTAGCTGAATTACTACACGAAATACCTCTTTACTCTTATTTTTTATTACTACCAAATGAAGCAAGTTTACCAAAGAATAATATGGATGCTTGCTATTAATGAAAGAGAATTCAGGTAATCTTAATCTTGAACTGTTACAATCCATTAACGATGCTGTTTACATTCTGGATAAAAATGGAAATATCGTTCAGGCAAATGATACTTTCTGCAAAATGTTGGGCTACAGTATTTCTGAATTACTGCAGCTCAATGCAAAAGATTACAACGCAAGTTGGAATCAGGAAAAAATCTTATCAACAATAAATGAGCTCAGGGGTAAAACAGAAATTTTTGAATTACTTCACCGCAGAAAAGACGGGACAACTTTCGATGCAGAAGTAAGTGCCAAAGGTATCAGTATAAATAATGAAGATTATTTACTCTGCATAACAAGAGACATTACCTCCAGAAAAAAAGCTCAAACCGCAATCAAAGAATCCGAAAAAAAATTCAGAGCGCTTTTCGAAAATGCTTATGTACCAATTCTTCTTCTCGACATAAAATCTTTCCGGATATTTGATTGTAATCCGGCTACCGAAAAACTGTTTGGAAAACCTCAAACACAGATTTTGCATTCGCTCTTGCAGGATTTCTCACCTGAGTTTCAGTGTAATGGAGAAAATTCGGGTGAGTTGATAAACTTTTACATCAATCAAGCACTTAAGGGAGGTAAAACAGAATTTGAGTTTTGCTTTGATAAGGATGGTAAGCAGGTTCTGACAAATATTAATCTTTACAAAGTTGATATTAACGGTAACAGTCTCATACAGGTTATCATTAACGACACAACTGAGAAAAGAAAATCTGAAGAGCAATTAAAACTTCTTTCATTATCAATCAACCAAAGCAACTCGGGAATTGTTCTTACTGATTTGAATGGAAACATAGAATATGTTAATGATACTTTTTGCAAGCTAACCGGCTATTCGAAAGAAGAAGTGATTGGGAAAAATCCAAGGATTCTTAAATCGGGTTATACATCTCAGGAAACTTACAAACAGCTTTGGGAAAGCATTACCGCTGGTAAGCAGTGGACCGGTGAATTTCTGAATAAGAGAAAAGATGGAACTTTATTTTGGGAATCAGCAAGAATTTCTCCTGTAAAAGATGAACAAGGTAGAATCACCAATTTCATCGGGATTAAAGATGATATTACTCAGCTAAAAAAACTTCTTGATGAATTAAAAATTGCCAAAGCAAAAGCTGAAGAAAACAGCAGACTGAAAACAAATTTTCTTGCTAATATGAGTCACGAATTAAGAACTCCGCTTGTTGGAATTCTTGGTTGCGCAAGTATGATTGCTGAAGATACGAAGGAACCTCTAACACAGGAACTTGCTAACATCATTAACAAAAGCGGACAAAGATTGCACGAAACATTAAACGCAATTCTGGATTTAACCAGACTGGAGACTGAATCGTTACCAGTTGATTTAACGCAGGTTGATATTTTACCACTCATAAAAAATACCTATGAGCTTTTCATTAACGAGGCAAAGCTCAAAGGTTTAAATCTCTATCTCGATGTTGATGAAGAAGAAATAATCGCTTTTGCTGATTTGAACCTCTTAAAATCTGTATTATCTCATTTAATAAGCAATGCAATCAAGTACACAGAAATTGGTGGAGTTTCCATCAGAGCATTTACAAATGAAAATAAAATCATAATAAAAGTAGTTGATACCGGAATCGGAATTCCGGATTCCTATCGTGATATAATTTTTGAGCCGTTCAGACAAGTTAGTGAAGGATACAACCGACAATTTGAAGGAAGTGGACTTGGTTTGACTCTTACAAAAAAATATGTCAAGTTGATGAATGGAAGGATTTGGTTCAACAGCAAACTTGGAGAAGGCTCGGCTTTCTTTGTTGAATTAAATGCTGCTGAAAAACATTCAGAACCAATTGCTGACGAAGTTAATGAAAAACCTAAGATAACTGATTTCAGATCTAAGCAAGTATTGCTTGTGGAAGATGATCCAATCAACATTCAAACGATTACTGCCTTTATCGGAAATTTAGTACATCTTACTTCAGTAAATAATGCTAATGATGCAATCGAAATAGCCAGGACCAAAAACTTTGATTTAATTTTGATGGACATTGGCTTGAGTGGAGATAAAAATGGTCTCGATGTAGTAAGAGAAATCAGAATGATGCCCCAGTATCATTCAACGCCAATTGCTGCAGTTACAGCTTATGCAATGGATAGTGATCGTGATAAAATGCTTTCATCTGGTTGCACTCACTATCTGGCAAAGCCATTTCCAAGAAAGCAATTGATTGATTTGCTTGAAGAAATTTTCTCAGAATAATTTTTCAAGTTTTAATTACTTAATTCTCTTCTCACTTTGATTAAATGAGAATTCATTAATAAAAAAAGCGAAGCAAAAATTTTTTAATCAATTATAATTTGCTTCGCTTAATCTGAAAAAATTTAACCGAAATTAAGAATTGAGAATCAGATTCTCTTTTGGAAGTTTACTTATCCTTTTTTTCCATTTCAATTTTGTTTTCAGCTTTCAAATCTGTTTTGCAGCAATCGCTTTTATTTGAAGACACTTCTTTGGTTGAGCAATCCTTGTCTTTATCAGATGTCTTACCAATCATTTCTTTCCCTGAAGAGCAGCATCCATCTTTTTTTACCTCTTCATTCACAACTTTTTTAACTTCGACTGTCTTTCCGTCTTTCATTATGGTTTCTTTAACCTGAACAGTCTTTCCGTCTTTGTTATTTGATTTTTCGATAGAGACTTCTTTCTTAGAATGATCACCGGAACTGCAACAGGACTTTTCCTGAGCAAAAGTTCCAACTGAAATAAAAAAGATAAGCGCTAACACTGATAAGAAGAGTTTCATAGAACCTCCTGATTTTATTGTTATTAAATGATACCTATTGATTCTTTTTCAACCCAACCAATTTGTCCGTCTTCTAATCTGATCTTAATCCATTTGTCAACTTTATCTTCAACTTTCACTTTTAATCCTTCGTGAATGACAAATGCATCTTTTCCCTGCGGGTCAGGACTTGTTTTGGCTGTTAAACTTGTATTAAGAACAATTCCATATTTTAATTTAGATTCCTGATTTAACTTAACTATCAGCAAACTCGCAGAAACCAGGAAGAAAATAAGTAAGACTACAAATGAATAAAATGCTGCCTTCTGTTGTGCAATATTCTTAGCAAAGAAATAAAATCCAAGAGCAAAAAGAAATAGTAAGAATAAAGCATAACTCATCATTGTCCAGCCATCTGCTGATAAACCAGATAATATCGATTCCCAAATTCTGAAAAGAAAAAAAGAAGGAAGAGCTTCGATTTTATCTTTCACATTCATCTGTGCTAACTGAAGATTGTGTTTAACATCTTCATCATCAGGTGAAAGCTTGGCTGCTTTTTCATAGTACATAATCGCATAGCCAATCTTTCCGATACGATAATATGCGTTTCCAAGATTGTAGAAAAGTGAAGTGCCTTCATAACCTTGCTGGGTTAATTCCTCATAAGTTCTTATTGCTTCTTCAAACTGCCCATTGACATAAAACTGATTTGCCTTTTTCATCAGTTCCTCAACAGAGGATTGAGCAAAACCAGAATTGAATAAAATTATTGTAAGAATAATCTGAATGATTCTATTCATCTTACTTATCCAATCCTTTCTCAATATCAATTACGATATTCAGAAGTTCATCATAAAATTCTTTCATTGCTGTTGAAGCTCCGGCATTTGGTGCAAATCTTATAAACTCACATTTTTCGCCTGCAGCTTTCATCCTATCTGCAAGTTGAGTATCAATTCCTTTTTCAATCAGAAGCGAATGAGCTTTATCAAGTGTAAATTCAGATTTAGGAATGTGAAGTTTGTCTTCAAGATAACCAAAAAATGCCTGAGCAATTTCAGAATAATATGCTTCACTATTCCCTGCTTCGAGAAACTTAAGTGCTTTTTTGAATTTTGATTTTGCAATTTTTTCTGCACGCTGATATTTCAATAGCTGAATGTTTCCTGAAAGTTTATCCTGTTTTCTTTTCCAACCAATAAGTCCGATAAATGCAATTAGTGGCAAACCTGTCGCAATCCAGAATACAGGTTTTGAAATCAATAATTCTTCTCTACGCTTAATGTCCTGAAAATTTGTTTTGATAAATCTTATATCAGTTCCGAGTTGCTTTATACCTTCTTTCTGAGCAATGTAATAACTTCCTGCGCTATCACCTTGTTCAATCGTGATATAAAATGGATTTGATTTTAATTCAATATATCTCTTTACATCAGGATCAAAATAAGAAAATAGAATTGGTTTAATTTCCCTTGTGCCGGATATTCTCGGTATCAAAAGATATTCTACAGTTTTAACACCACCAATTTTATTTAAACGATTTATCTGATCGTTTGTCTTCGGTTCATATTTTTCAAATCCGGCCGGAAGTTCAAAATCAGGTGGTTGTAACAAACTTAAATTTCCAACACCAGAAATATTAAGTTTTAAAGTAATTGGTTCGTTTGTTTTTGTTTTTGATTTATCGATGGTTGCAGAAAAATCAAACTTACCAACTGCGCCTTTGAATGAAGCTGGCTTATTTTCCTCAGGTAAAGGTAAAACATCTATCTTTACGATATTCGATTTAGCATTATATTGATAAATATCTCCTCTTCTGAAAGGGTCATCAAAAAAACTGTCCCAAATATTGTTTGGATTTCTTTTCTTGGGTATTTCAATTGGAACAGTAAGTTCAAATGGTGTTACTTCAAGTTTTCCTACTTGAGTGGGAAACAGTGCTGCTTTTTTCAGAACAGCAACACTATATCTTTTTCCGTCAATAACTTCTGTAGTAAAACTTAATGTTCTGGAAGTTTCCAGTTCTTCAGCCCAAAAGCCATTGTATTGCGGAAGCTTACTGATAGACATCAGAGCCGCAATATTCAGTCTCGTGTAAAGTTTATAAGTAACTGTTAATTGCTCACCGATATACGCTCTGTTTTTATCAACACTCGCTTTGATAAACAAATTTTTTGCAATTTCACTTTCAGAAACTCCTGCGACTTCTTCTTCTTTTGGTTTTGGACTACCTTTAACAACTGTAATTTTAAGTGGTTCAGTCTTTAAAACCTGACCTTTGAATTCAATGCTTGCACTTCCAATTGTAAAAACCCCAACCGAATTTGGGAGTAAAATATAAGAGAAAGTTCGGGAAGCACTTACTGCTCCGTTTATAATTTGCATACTTGTCGATTGATTAGGTCCGCCAAGTATTCTGAAATTCTGGAATGAAGGTGGAGTAAAATTTCTGATGGAATTAATATCGCTTCCTTCAAAAGTGAAAGAAACTTCAAACCGCTCATTCTCTGCAACCGGATTTTTATCTACTGATGCAGTAAACGATTGAGCGAAAGTGAATTGAAAACCCAGTAGTAAAAAAATGAAAAAGAAATTTTTCTTCATCACCAATCCTTCTCCGGTTTAACAACTTTACCTTTAACTCTTCTTAAATTTTTCTGTAAATCTTTTTCATTATTCTTTAATGCTTCAAGTATTCTTTCTGCCTGCTCTTTGGAAATTTTTGAATCAGGTTGCTGTTGCTGTTTGGTGTTATCCTGTTTTGCTTCCTGATCCTTTGGTTGTTGATTTTGCTGCTGCTGATTCTGGTTCTGTTGATTCTTATCCTGATTTTGATTCTGATTCTGATTCTGTTGCTGTTGATTCTGATTTTGCTGATTGTTCTGATTCTGTTGTTGCTGTTGCTGATTCTTATTTTTATTCTTCAGAAGCTCTAAAGCAAAAGATAAATTGTATTTTGTATCAGAGTCATCAGGATTTAATTTCAAAGCATTTTTATAAGCTTCAATACTTTCTTCAATCTTATTTGATTTAAGTAACGAGTTTCCGATGTTATGGTAAACTTTAGCTTTAGTCAAATCATCATTTGTTTTTCCCAATGCATTCTGATATGATTTAATTGCTTCATCATATTTTTCCTGTTTGTAATAGGCATCTCCCAAATTAAAATTAGTAATAAAGTCATCTTTATTTTTTTCAAGAACCTTTCTGAAATTTACTTCTGCATCCGCATATTTTTTTTGTTCGTACAGGTCAACACCATCGTTGTTCAATTTTCTAATAGATTGTGGAAGCACATTACTAGTAGTAAACATCAGAGCAAAGAAAAATATGTACATTAATTTGTTAATCATTCTTCAAGACCTAATTTTTTGTTTAGACGAACAAAGAAAGGAGATTTCCTTTCAGAAATAAAAAATTCCAGTAGCAAAAGAATAACAGCAGGTATTACAAGATAATAATAGCGACTTTCGTAATCGGTAACTTTTTTTGTTCCATACTCGGATTTTTCTAATTGCGACAAATCAGAATAAATTTTATCAAGATAATCTTCATAATTGTTTCCACGGTAATAAACACCGTCTCCTTTACTTGCAATTTCTTTCAGTATTTGTTCATTAAGTTTCGTTAAAACTGTATTCCCGGAGTTATCAGTTTTGAAGCCACGCAAATTTCCTCTTTCATCGTAAATCGGAATCGGAACTCCTTCTGGAGAACCTAAACCAATTGTGTAAATCTTTATTCCCTTCTCAACTGCATTCTCAACAGCAGATTCAATGTCGCCCTCGTGGTCTTCTCCATCTGTAATAATTATTATTGCTTTCTGAGTGGAAGCAGTGTCGAACGACTGAGTAGCCATGTTTATAGCAGAGGCAATTGCTGTTCCCTGTTGAGGAACTGAACTGAAATCAACAGCGTTAAGAAATAAATTAGCGGCTGAATAATCAGTAGTAAGTGGAAATTGTATATAAGCCTGACCGGCAAAAATAATCAGACCAATCCGATCACCTCTTAATTTCTGAATCAGATTTGAAATCTGATATTTAGCTTTATCAAGTCTGTTCGGTTTTATATCCTCAGCACTCATGCTAAGAGAAACATCAAGACAAATAAAAACATCAATACCGGTTTGTTTAACTTCCTGAAGTTTGGTTCCAACTTGCGGATTTGCTGCAGCAAGAATTAAAAGTGAAAGTGCAATAAGAATTAAAA
This genomic window contains:
- a CDS encoding PAS domain S-box protein encodes the protein MKENSGNLNLELLQSINDAVYILDKNGNIVQANDTFCKMLGYSISELLQLNAKDYNASWNQEKILSTINELRGKTEIFELLHRRKDGTTFDAEVSAKGISINNEDYLLCITRDITSRKKAQTAIKESEKKFRALFENAYVPILLLDIKSFRIFDCNPATEKLFGKPQTQILHSLLQDFSPEFQCNGENSGELINFYINQALKGGKTEFEFCFDKDGKQVLTNINLYKVDINGNSLIQVIINDTTEKRKSEEQLKLLSLSINQSNSGIVLTDLNGNIEYVNDTFCKLTGYSKEEVIGKNPRILKSGYTSQETYKQLWESITAGKQWTGEFLNKRKDGTLFWESARISPVKDEQGRITNFIGIKDDITQLKKLLDELKIAKAKAEENSRLKTNFLANMSHELRTPLVGILGCASMIAEDTKEPLTQELANIINKSGQRLHETLNAILDLTRLETESLPVDLTQVDILPLIKNTYELFINEAKLKGLNLYLDVDEEEIIAFADLNLLKSVLSHLISNAIKYTEIGGVSIRAFTNENKIIIKVVDTGIGIPDSYRDIIFEPFRQVSEGYNRQFEGSGLGLTLTKKYVKLMNGRIWFNSKLGEGSAFFVELNAAEKHSEPIADEVNEKPKITDFRSKQVLLVEDDPINIQTITAFIGNLVHLTSVNNANDAIEIARTKNFDLILMDIGLSGDKNGLDVVREIRMMPQYHSTPIAAVTAYAMDSDRDKMLSSGCTHYLAKPFPRKQLIDLLEEIFSE
- a CDS encoding tetratricopeptide repeat protein, with the translated sequence MNRIIQIILTIILFNSGFAQSSVEELMKKANQFYVNGQFEEAIRTYEELTQQGYEGTSLFYNLGNAYYRIGKIGYAIMYYEKAAKLSPDDEDVKHNLQLAQMNVKDKIEALPSFFLFRIWESILSGLSADGWTMMSYALFLLFLFALGFYFFAKNIAQQKAAFYSFVVLLIFFLVSASLLIVKLNQESKLKYGIVLNTSLTAKTSPDPQGKDAFVIHEGLKVKVEDKVDKWIKIRLEDGQIGWVEKESIGII
- a CDS encoding BatD family protein, yielding MKKNFFFIFLLLGFQFTFAQSFTASVDKNPVAENERFEVSFTFEGSDINSIRNFTPPSFQNFRILGGPNQSTSMQIINGAVSASRTFSYILLPNSVGVFTIGSASIEFKGQVLKTEPLKITVVKGSPKPKEEEVAGVSESEIAKNLFIKASVDKNRAYIGEQLTVTYKLYTRLNIAALMSISKLPQYNGFWAEELETSRTLSFTTEVIDGKRYSVAVLKKAALFPTQVGKLEVTPFELTVPIEIPKKRNPNNIWDSFFDDPFRRGDIYQYNAKSNIVKIDVLPLPEENKPASFKGAVGKFDFSATIDKSKTKTNEPITLKLNISGVGNLSLLQPPDFELPAGFEKYEPKTNDQINRLNKIGGVKTVEYLLIPRISGTREIKPILFSYFDPDVKRYIELKSNPFYITIEQGDSAGSYYIAQKEGIKQLGTDIRFIKTNFQDIKRREELLISKPVFWIATGLPLIAFIGLIGWKRKQDKLSGNIQLLKYQRAEKIAKSKFKKALKFLEAGNSEAYYSEIAQAFFGYLEDKLHIPKSEFTLDKAHSLLIEKGIDTQLADRMKAAGEKCEFIRFAPNAGASTAMKEFYDELLNIVIDIEKGLDK
- a CDS encoding tetratricopeptide repeat protein, producing MINKLMYIFFFALMFTTSNVLPQSIRKLNNDGVDLYEQKKYADAEVNFRKVLEKNKDDFITNFNLGDAYYKQEKYDEAIKSYQNALGKTNDDLTKAKVYHNIGNSLLKSNKIEESIEAYKNALKLNPDDSDTKYNLSFALELLKNKNKNQQQQQQNQNNQQNQNQQQQNQNQNQNQDKNQQNQNQQQQNQQPKDQEAKQDNTKQQQQPDSKISKEQAERILEALKNNEKDLQKNLRRVKGKVVKPEKDW
- a CDS encoding VWA domain-containing protein produces the protein MFRFENPEYLNLLWLIPLGIILLIWLNKQKKKALNTFADENLHSSIIPNHSNAKTKIKTVLILIALSLLILAAANPQVGTKLQEVKQTGIDVFICLDVSLSMSAEDIKPNRLDKAKYQISNLIQKLRGDRIGLIIFAGQAYIQFPLTTDYSAANLFLNAVDFSSVPQQGTAIASAINMATQSFDTASTQKAIIIITDGEDHEGDIESAVENAVEKGIKIYTIGLGSPEGVPIPIYDERGNLRGFKTDNSGNTVLTKLNEQILKEIASKGDGVYYRGNNYEDYLDKIYSDLSQLEKSEYGTKKVTDYESRYYYLVIPAVILLLLEFFISERKSPFFVRLNKKLGLEE